CTTTTCCCATCCCATCAAACTTCGTTTCAGGATCCATACCGCAGACGTTCTCACCAGGCATGATGATCGTTCCTGAGATCGCAGCCCCTATCGCACATGAATCCCAGTATCGCCTTGCGACATCTGTTGAGCCAAGACCTGTTATGTAAGCTGGCACAAGCATCGGTATGCCGCCAAGCTTTGTTGTGACATCAACATTCGGGAAGGTGGCAAGATCGGGGTCTGCTGCAATTCCCTTTGCTCCAACCACATCGGTCATGATCTGGAAGTCTGACCAGTCAAGTCCATAATCTTTGTTTGATGATGCTGTACTATCTCCGAATTGCTCTGGCTCTGGATAGAGAACCTCTCTACCTCTGAAAGCCGATTTACCAACCTCACACAGGACTGTACATTCCTTTATACAGATCGGACACATCCCACTCGTTGGGTTAACATCCCTTCGCCTTATCGATGTGCCGCTCGTGGATCTTGCATTTGCATAGATATCCGACATTTTTTTTCACCTCAACTAAAATCTATATTTGATACAATTCAGTAGCTACAAGCGGCATGGGAGTTGTCAGACACGCATTACAGCGCTTCAACTGCTCCATCCAGCCACCGTAGTTATTTTTCTTCTTCCTCAGGCTGAGTTTGCGAATCGCTTCGATACCCTTGTCATCAATCTCAGCTGTCTCGATTGCTCCTGCACTTTCTGCAAATCTCACTGCATCTTCACCGCGCTTTGTACGAATTATGAGCGTTGTCCATCCATCCTCTGATCCAACAGAGCCAGCTGAGATGTCTGCAAGCTCAGATGCAAAGTCCATACAGACCCTGCACGAATCCCTGACCGCATGCTCGATCTCCTTCATCGGGATCTCAAGCTTCTCACTGGCAGTCTTGACCACGAACTTGCCCCTGTAAACATCGAACTTAACAACATCCCTGATCGCAATATCGTGTCTCAAAAGAAGCTCAACAAGCTCATCATAGTAGAAAGCCTCTGTGCAGAATAGCCCGATCATAAGCGTGACACGTTCACATCCAGCAGTGTAATCCGATCCCCGAAGTGCCTGAAGCATTCGCATCGCTTCGATGTTACACGGCATTCCAACAAGCGCGATCTTTTCAAATCCTGCTCGCAAAGCCTGCCAGACACCTTTGATCGATGGGCAGACCGTGTATTTAGAGCCTGTGCTCATGATGATCTCGGCCGGGGTTTCTGCAACCTTTGGCTCAACTCTCCACTCATCTGTTCGATCTGCAACGACTGCTGCATCGATCTTTTCATCGGTGATCAATGCGCTTAGAATCGCAGTAACTACACCACCGCTCTGACCGTTCTCATGAATTTCCCTTTCTGTAGCCTTTGCTGCAATGATTCGGCTATGGTATCCTATCCC
This genomic window from Candidatus Syntrophoarchaeum caldarius contains:
- a CDS encoding coenzyme F420-reducing hydrogenase subunit beta, producing the protein MLSDKRSLPVCCFCGACYEVVSDFDQYLEDEVMLEKGCGGLTSRGACFSFCPKSFSRCGLCENACPREGFGGCDLTPKYFEGSPYFGIGYHSRIIAAKATEREIHENGQSGGVVTAILSALITDEKIDAAVVADRTDEWRVEPKVAETPAEIIMSTGSKYTVCPSIKGVWQALRAGFEKIALVGMPCNIEAMRMLQALRGSDYTAGCERVTLMIGLFCTEAFYYDELVELLLRHDIAIRDVVKFDVYRGKFVVKTASEKLEIPMKEIEHAVRDSCRVCMDFASELADISAGSVGSEDGWTTLIIRTKRGEDAVRFAESAGAIETAEIDDKGIEAIRKLSLRKKKNNYGGWMEQLKRCNACLTTPMPLVATELYQI